One Streptomyces sp. CNQ-509 DNA window includes the following coding sequences:
- a CDS encoding alpha/beta fold hydrolase, with protein sequence MVRRINVPGAGGLRLAAWEYGDPPKRGAEGIAARSRSAAGLAGGPPGPAPQDRPGVLLLHGLMGRGSHWATTARWLSARARAIALDQRGHGRSDKPGDGPFDREAYIADAEAVIEQLDLVPVVLVGHSMGALTAWQLAARRPDLVRALVICDMRASALGAASQREWEEWFRSWPTPFATLADVRKWFGEDDPILERPRPARGEFFAEVMAERADGWRPVFSRRQMLRARETWVHDAHWEELALVRCPALVIRGIDGELGRAEAQEMVRVLPRGEYAELEAGHLLHLEDPDAFHRAIEPFLEKVLTPK encoded by the coding sequence ATGGTGCGTCGTATCAACGTGCCGGGGGCGGGCGGGCTGCGTCTCGCCGCCTGGGAGTACGGAGATCCGCCGAAGCGCGGTGCCGAAGGCATCGCGGCGCGCAGCCGGTCCGCCGCCGGCCTGGCCGGCGGCCCGCCGGGCCCGGCGCCGCAGGACCGCCCCGGCGTGCTCTTATTGCACGGCCTGATGGGCCGCGGGTCCCATTGGGCGACCACCGCCCGCTGGCTCTCCGCCCGCGCCCGCGCCATCGCGCTCGACCAGCGGGGGCACGGGCGCAGTGACAAACCGGGGGACGGCCCGTTCGACCGCGAGGCGTACATCGCGGACGCGGAAGCCGTCATCGAGCAGTTGGACCTCGTGCCGGTGGTCCTCGTGGGCCACTCGATGGGCGCCCTCACCGCCTGGCAGTTGGCCGCCCGCCGCCCCGACCTGGTGCGCGCGCTGGTGATCTGCGACATGCGGGCCTCGGCGCTCGGCGCGGCCTCGCAGCGCGAGTGGGAGGAGTGGTTCCGCTCCTGGCCGACGCCGTTCGCCACGCTCGCCGACGTCCGCAAGTGGTTCGGAGAGGACGACCCCATCCTGGAGCGCCCCCGCCCCGCGCGCGGCGAGTTCTTCGCCGAGGTGATGGCCGAGCGCGCGGACGGCTGGCGCCCGGTGTTCTCCCGCCGGCAGATGCTGCGGGCCCGCGAGACCTGGGTGCACGACGCGCACTGGGAGGAGCTGGCCCTCGTGCGGTGCCCGGCCCTGGTGATCCGCGGCATCGACGGCGAGCTGGGCCGGGCGGAGGCCCAGGAGATGGTCCGCGTCCTGCCCCGCGGTGAGTACGCGGAGCTGGAGGCCGGCCATCTGCTGCACCTGGAGGACCCGGACGCGTTCCACCGGGCGATAGAGCCGTTCCTGGAGAAGGTGCTCACCCCGAAGTGA
- a CDS encoding metal-dependent transcriptional regulator: MSGLIDTTEMYLRTILELEEEGVVPMRARIAERLDQSGPTVSQTVARMERDGLVRVAGDRHLELTEEGRMLATRVMRKHRLAECLLVDVIGLEWEHVHAEACRWEHVMSEAVERRVLALLKHPTESPYGNPIPGLEELGEKAEADPFLDEGMVSLSALGPDAGTVIIRRIGEPIQTDSQLMYTLRRAGVQPGAVVSVTDSAGGVLVGSGGEAAELDAEVASHVFVAKR; this comes from the coding sequence ATGTCCGGACTGATCGACACAACGGAGATGTATCTCCGCACCATCCTCGAACTCGAAGAGGAGGGCGTCGTCCCCATGCGCGCGAGAATCGCGGAGCGGCTCGACCAGAGCGGCCCCACGGTGAGCCAGACCGTCGCCCGCATGGAGCGGGACGGGCTGGTGCGCGTGGCCGGCGACAGGCATCTGGAGCTGACGGAAGAGGGTCGCATGCTCGCGACCCGGGTGATGCGCAAGCACCGCCTGGCGGAGTGCCTGCTGGTCGACGTGATCGGCCTGGAGTGGGAGCACGTGCACGCGGAGGCGTGCCGCTGGGAGCACGTGATGAGCGAGGCCGTGGAGCGCCGCGTGCTGGCGCTGCTGAAGCACCCGACGGAGTCGCCGTACGGGAACCCCATCCCGGGCCTCGAGGAGCTGGGCGAGAAGGCCGAGGCGGACCCGTTCCTGGACGAGGGCATGGTGAGCCTGTCGGCGCTGGGCCCCGACGCCGGGACGGTGATCATCCGCCGGATCGGGGAGCCGATCCAGACCGACTCCCAGCTCATGTACACGCTGCGGCGGGCCGGTGTGCAGCCGGGCGCGGTGGTGAGCGTGACGGACTCGGCGGGCGGTGTGCTCGTCGGCAGCGGCGGCGAGGCCGCCGAGCTGGACGCGGAGGTCGCCTCGCACGTCTTCGTGGCCAAGCGCTAG
- a CDS encoding PAS domain-containing protein: MSATRRTNRDRRNASGEQAADAPDTGDDAAGSPPAAADAAAEDAPPRDRREAAPDLLVALLDGMDAALCAFDAEGVVTHWNREAERLLGWTAAEAVGRHGLAGWAVRADDAAEVEARLMGAMDVPGRQVQEFALLRKDGGRVLVRTQTSAVRPGGAETGGVAVGVYCAFSEVHAQMDLERSIAFSEALCEDAAWGVLLVDADLRPALANGQAARVLRARRSGLLGRPFGELLEQGAEEVESALQHVLAQGSTAVPADVWVTVRGETGGDPAIRRRCLRGAFVRLASPLAEHPVPLGVGWLFQDVTEAKLAEDAASVLRFRDHQLHRASRAAAECEDPMEAATVYLDFALAGFADHALVDLAAAPADPGSPPGPAAPHDAGAPPGPVQLIRAAATPAEGPGPCLPAGPHGFPVRYPAGHPALQAVERGGTVRAGCGGVDPEVAEGWSVARKWPPGTMHALCTVLRSRGRTLGVVTFLRGGGRKGFTRQDAAYAEDVAVRVAASLDLAELLG; this comes from the coding sequence ATGAGCGCGACCCGGCGTACCAACCGGGACCGCAGGAACGCCTCCGGCGAGCAGGCCGCGGACGCTCCGGACACGGGAGACGACGCCGCCGGGTCACCGCCCGCGGCGGCGGACGCGGCGGCTGAGGACGCGCCGCCGCGGGACCGCCGCGAAGCGGCTCCCGATCTGCTGGTGGCGCTCCTCGACGGCATGGACGCCGCCCTGTGCGCCTTCGACGCAGAGGGCGTCGTCACCCACTGGAACCGCGAGGCCGAGCGGCTGCTCGGCTGGACCGCCGCGGAGGCCGTCGGCCGCCACGGGCTGGCCGGCTGGGCCGTCCGCGCCGACGACGCCGCCGAGGTGGAGGCGCGCCTGATGGGCGCGATGGACGTGCCGGGGCGGCAGGTGCAGGAGTTCGCGCTGCTGCGCAAGGACGGCGGCCGGGTGCTCGTACGCACCCAGACCTCCGCCGTCCGCCCGGGCGGCGCCGAGACGGGCGGGGTCGCGGTCGGGGTCTACTGCGCGTTCAGCGAGGTCCACGCGCAGATGGACCTGGAGCGGTCCATCGCCTTCAGCGAGGCGCTGTGCGAGGACGCCGCCTGGGGCGTGCTCCTCGTGGACGCGGACCTGCGTCCCGCGCTGGCCAACGGCCAGGCGGCGCGCGTGCTGCGCGCCCGGCGCTCGGGGCTGCTCGGGCGCCCCTTCGGCGAGCTGCTGGAGCAGGGCGCGGAGGAGGTCGAGAGCGCCCTTCAGCACGTACTGGCGCAGGGCAGCACCGCGGTCCCCGCCGACGTGTGGGTGACGGTGCGCGGCGAGACCGGCGGCGATCCGGCGATACGGCGCCGGTGCCTGCGCGGCGCGTTCGTACGGCTCGCCTCGCCGCTCGCCGAGCATCCGGTGCCCCTCGGCGTCGGCTGGCTCTTCCAGGACGTCACCGAGGCGAAGCTCGCCGAGGACGCGGCCTCGGTGCTGCGCTTCCGGGACCACCAGTTGCACCGGGCCTCGCGCGCGGCGGCCGAGTGCGAGGACCCGATGGAGGCCGCGACCGTCTATCTGGACTTCGCGCTCGCCGGCTTCGCCGACCATGCGCTGGTCGACCTGGCCGCCGCCCCCGCGGACCCCGGCTCCCCGCCGGGCCCCGCCGCCCCGCACGACGCGGGTGCGCCGCCGGGCCCGGTGCAGCTCATCCGGGCCGCGGCGACGCCCGCCGAGGGTCCTGGCCCCTGCCTGCCGGCCGGGCCGCACGGCTTCCCCGTCCGCTACCCCGCCGGGCACCCCGCGCTCCAGGCGGTGGAGCGCGGCGGCACGGTGCGCGCGGGCTGCGGGGGCGTGGACCCGGAGGTCGCGGAGGGCTGGTCGGTGGCGCGGAAATGGCCGCCCGGCACGATGCACGCGCTGTGTACGGTGCTGCGCAGCCGCGGCCGGACGCTGGGCGTCGTGACGTTCCTGCGCGGCGGCGGCCGTAAGGGCTTCACCCGGCAGGATGCGGCGTACGCGGAGGACGTGGCCGTACGGGTCGCGGCCTCGCTGGACCTGGCGGAGCTGCTGGGTTAG
- the pdxH gene encoding pyridoxamine 5'-phosphate oxidase produces MRAHYRAAGLSEDSLAADPFEQFGRWFRQAAASGLHEPNAMVVSTADAEGRPSSRTVLLKHVDERGFVFYTNYGSRKGRELAANPHVSLLFPWHPVARQVIVAGAAERTGRDETVAYFRTRPHGSQLGAWASEQSSAVASRAELDRMYAELADRYPEGEQVPAPPEWGGFRVRPRTVEFWQGRENRLHDRLRYVRTEGAAGGGWMVERLCP; encoded by the coding sequence ATGCGCGCGCACTACCGCGCCGCGGGACTGTCGGAGGACTCCCTCGCCGCCGATCCCTTCGAGCAGTTCGGCCGCTGGTTCCGGCAGGCCGCGGCGAGCGGACTGCACGAGCCCAACGCGATGGTCGTCTCCACCGCGGACGCCGAGGGCCGGCCCAGCTCCCGCACCGTGCTGCTGAAGCACGTGGACGAGCGGGGGTTCGTCTTCTACACCAACTACGGTTCGCGCAAGGGCCGCGAGCTGGCCGCCAACCCGCATGTGTCGCTGCTCTTCCCCTGGCACCCCGTCGCCCGCCAGGTGATCGTCGCGGGGGCGGCGGAGCGTACGGGCCGGGACGAGACGGTGGCGTACTTCCGTACCAGGCCGCACGGCTCGCAGTTGGGCGCGTGGGCGAGCGAGCAGTCGTCGGCGGTGGCGTCGCGGGCGGAGCTGGACCGGATGTACGCGGAGCTGGCGGACCGCTATCCGGAGGGCGAGCAGGTGCCGGCGCCGCCGGAGTGGGGCGGCTTCCGGGTCAGGCCGCGGACGGTGGAGTTCTGGCAGGGCCGCGAGAACCGGCTGCACGACCGCCTGCGGTACGTACGCACCGAGGGCGCGGCGGGCGGCGGCTGGATGGTGGAGCGCCTCTGCCCGTAG
- a CDS encoding citrate synthase 2, with amino-acid sequence MSDFVPGLEGVVAFETEIAEPDKEGGALRYRGVDIEDLVGHVSFGNVWGLLVDGAFKPGLPPAEPFPIPVHSGDIRVDVQSALAMLAPVWGLRPLLDIDEARAREDLARAAVMALSYVAQSARGQGRPMVPQREIDKARTVVERFMIRWRGEPDPKHVAAVDAYWTSAAEHGMNASTFTARVIASTGADVAAALSGAVGAMSGPLHGGAPSRVLGMIEEIERTGDAEGYVKRALDNGERLMGFGHRVYRAEDPRARVLRRTAKQLGAPRYEVAEALEKAALAELRARRPDRVLETNVEFWAAIVLDFAEVPAHMFTSMFTCARTAGWSAHILEQKRTGRLVRPSARYVGPGTRSPQEIEGYAEAGGSA; translated from the coding sequence ATGTCCGATTTCGTACCCGGGCTTGAGGGAGTCGTCGCCTTCGAGACGGAGATCGCCGAACCCGACAAGGAGGGCGGCGCGCTGCGTTATCGCGGTGTGGACATCGAGGACCTGGTGGGCCACGTCTCGTTCGGCAACGTCTGGGGTCTTCTGGTCGACGGGGCCTTCAAACCCGGTCTGCCGCCCGCCGAGCCCTTCCCCATCCCCGTGCACTCCGGCGACATCCGCGTCGACGTGCAGTCCGCGCTGGCCATGCTGGCGCCCGTCTGGGGACTGCGGCCGCTGCTCGACATCGACGAGGCGCGCGCCCGCGAGGACCTGGCGCGGGCCGCCGTCATGGCGCTGTCGTACGTCGCCCAGTCCGCCCGCGGGCAGGGGCGGCCGATGGTGCCGCAGCGGGAGATCGACAAGGCCCGTACGGTCGTCGAGCGGTTCATGATCCGCTGGCGCGGCGAGCCCGACCCCAAGCACGTCGCCGCCGTCGACGCCTACTGGACCTCCGCCGCCGAACACGGCATGAACGCCTCCACCTTCACCGCCCGCGTCATCGCCTCCACCGGCGCCGACGTCGCGGCGGCGCTCTCCGGCGCGGTCGGCGCGATGTCCGGGCCGCTGCACGGGGGCGCGCCGTCGCGGGTGCTCGGGATGATCGAGGAGATCGAGCGCACGGGCGACGCCGAGGGCTACGTGAAGCGGGCGCTGGACAACGGCGAGCGGCTGATGGGCTTCGGCCACCGCGTCTACCGCGCCGAGGACCCGCGGGCGCGGGTGCTGCGGCGCACGGCGAAGCAGCTCGGCGCGCCGCGGTACGAGGTCGCGGAGGCGCTGGAGAAGGCGGCGCTGGCGGAGCTGCGGGCGCGGCGTCCCGACCGGGTGCTGGAGACGAACGTCGAGTTCTGGGCGGCGATCGTGCTGGACTTCGCGGAGGTGCCGGCGCACATGTTCACGTCGATGTTCACGTGCGCGCGGACGGCGGGGTGGTCGGCGCACATCCTGGAGCAGAAGCGGACGGGGCGGCTGGTGCGGCCGTCGGCGCGGTACGTGGGGCCGGGGACGCGGTCGCCGCAGGAGATCGAGGGCTACGCGGAGGCGGGCGGCTCGGCGTGA
- a CDS encoding TetR/AcrR family transcriptional regulator: MVPLTDAPRQPRGRGPQQDRSRATRQRLLEAAVACLAELGWGGSTVSVVAERAGVSRGAAQHHFPTREDLFTAAVEHVAAERSAALRGLLPAAGAADSRRAEGADAIRAAPTGAVGAAAEKAVGGKAPAGTEATAGGAAAATPLADAATAAVVRGVVDLYTGPLFRAALQLWVAAANEEQLRPRVAALEARVGREAHRMTVALLGADESVPGVRETVQGFLDMARGLGLATLLTDDSARRDRVVTQWSHLLTTALSNAHPR, from the coding sequence GTGGTTCCGCTGACGGACGCCCCGCGCCAGCCACGGGGCCGGGGCCCGCAGCAGGACCGCAGCCGGGCGACCCGGCAGCGGCTGCTGGAGGCGGCGGTCGCGTGCCTGGCGGAACTGGGCTGGGGCGGGAGCACGGTCAGCGTGGTCGCGGAGCGGGCGGGCGTCTCGCGGGGCGCGGCGCAGCACCACTTCCCGACCAGGGAAGACCTGTTCACGGCGGCGGTGGAACACGTGGCGGCGGAGCGCTCGGCGGCACTGCGCGGGCTGCTGCCGGCGGCGGGGGCGGCGGATTCGAGGCGGGCGGAGGGAGCGGACGCGATACGAGCCGCCCCAACGGGTGCCGTGGGGGCCGCCGCAGAAAAGGCCGTCGGGGGGAAGGCCCCCGCGGGGACGGAAGCCACCGCAGGAGGCGCCGCCGCGGCCACGCCCCTCGCCGACGCGGCCACCGCCGCCGTCGTGCGCGGGGTCGTCGACCTCTACACCGGGCCCCTCTTCCGCGCCGCGCTCCAGCTCTGGGTCGCCGCCGCGAACGAGGAGCAGCTACGTCCCCGCGTCGCCGCCCTGGAGGCCCGCGTCGGCCGCGAGGCGCACCGCATGACGGTGGCGCTGCTCGGCGCCGACGAGTCGGTGCCGGGCGTACGGGAGACGGTGCAGGGCTTCCTCGACATGGCCCGCGGCCTGGGCCTGGCGACCCTGCTCACGGACGACAGCGCCCGCCGCGACCGCGTCGTGACGCAGTGGTCGCACCTGCTGACGACAGCCCTCTCGAACGCCCACCCCCGCTGA
- a CDS encoding enoyl-CoA hydratase family protein, giving the protein MTDAPAEPAADDAPLVRTARDDRGVTTLTLDSPHNRNALSTRLMAELDLGLAAAAEDDDVRAVLLTHTGNTFCAGADLGEATAAAAATDGPLALSRLLRAVVECPKPVVARVTGHVRAGGLGLLGACDIAAAGTGATFAFTEARLGLAPAVISMPLLPRLDARAAARYYLTGERFGPEEAARIGLVTLAGDDVDALLTPVLDGLRAASPQGLAASKRLVTGEVLRAFDRDTEPFAELSASLFASPEAREGMTAFLERREPKWFR; this is encoded by the coding sequence ATGACCGACGCACCCGCAGAACCGGCCGCCGACGACGCGCCCCTCGTCCGGACGGCGCGCGACGACCGCGGCGTCACGACCCTCACGCTCGACTCGCCCCACAACCGCAACGCGCTCTCCACCCGCCTCATGGCCGAACTCGACCTGGGTTTGGCCGCCGCCGCGGAGGACGACGACGTACGGGCCGTCCTGCTCACCCACACCGGCAACACCTTCTGCGCCGGCGCCGACCTCGGCGAGGCCACGGCCGCCGCCGCGGCCACGGACGGGCCGCTGGCGCTGTCGCGGCTGCTGCGGGCGGTCGTGGAGTGCCCGAAGCCCGTCGTCGCGCGGGTGACCGGACACGTACGGGCCGGGGGCCTCGGGCTGCTCGGCGCGTGCGACATCGCGGCGGCCGGGACGGGGGCGACGTTCGCGTTCACCGAGGCGCGGCTCGGGCTCGCGCCCGCGGTGATCTCGATGCCGCTGCTGCCGCGGCTCGACGCCCGCGCGGCGGCGCGCTACTACCTCACGGGCGAGCGCTTCGGCCCGGAGGAGGCGGCGAGGATCGGGCTGGTGACGCTGGCGGGGGACGACGTGGACGCGCTGCTGACGCCGGTGCTCGACGGGCTGCGGGCGGCGTCGCCGCAGGGTCTCGCGGCGTCGAAGCGGCTGGTCACGGGGGAGGTGCTGCGGGCGTTCGACCGGGACACGGAGCCGTTCGCGGAGCTGTCGGCGTCGCTGTTCGCGTCCCCGGAGGCCAGGGAGGGCATGACGGCGTTCCTGGAGCGCCGGGAGCCGAAGTGGTTCCGCTGA
- a CDS encoding acyl-CoA dehydrogenase family protein: MTSAILEPQEHRDLRAAVAALGTRYGRDYFTAAVRDGRHTDELWAEAGKAGYLGVNLPEAYGGGGGGIAELAIVLEELGAAGCPLLMLVVSPAICGTVIARFGTEEQKRQWLPGLADGTRKMAFGITEPDAGSNSHRITTTARRDGDDWVLSGRKVFISGVDIADATLIVGRTEDARTGKLKPCLFIVPRDAEGFRRSPIPMELHAPEKQFELVLDDVRLPADALVGDEDAGLLQLFAGLNPERIMTAAFALGLGRQAVARAVEYARTRQVWKGGAIGVHQAIAHPLAQAHIELELAGLMTQKAAALYDAGDDAGAGEAANMAKYAAAEAAAKAVDQAVHTLGGNGLSTEYGLAQMLTASRVARIAPVSREMILNYVSHQTLGLPKSY; this comes from the coding sequence ATGACGAGCGCCATCCTCGAACCCCAGGAGCACCGCGACCTCCGCGCCGCCGTCGCCGCGCTCGGTACCCGCTACGGCCGCGACTACTTCACCGCCGCCGTCCGCGACGGCCGGCACACCGACGAGCTGTGGGCCGAGGCCGGCAAGGCCGGTTACCTCGGCGTCAACCTCCCCGAGGCGTACGGCGGCGGAGGCGGCGGCATCGCGGAGCTGGCGATCGTGCTGGAGGAACTCGGCGCCGCCGGCTGCCCGCTGCTCATGCTCGTCGTGTCGCCCGCGATATGCGGCACGGTCATCGCCCGCTTCGGCACCGAGGAGCAGAAGCGGCAGTGGCTCCCCGGACTCGCCGACGGCACCCGCAAGATGGCCTTCGGCATCACCGAGCCCGACGCCGGCTCCAACTCGCACCGCATCACCACCACCGCCCGCCGCGACGGCGACGACTGGGTGCTGTCCGGCCGCAAGGTGTTCATCTCGGGCGTCGACATCGCCGACGCCACGCTCATCGTCGGCCGCACCGAGGACGCGCGTACCGGCAAGCTCAAGCCCTGCCTGTTCATCGTCCCGCGCGACGCCGAGGGCTTCCGGCGCTCGCCCATACCCATGGAACTGCACGCTCCGGAGAAGCAGTTCGAGCTGGTCCTCGACGACGTGCGGCTGCCCGCGGACGCCCTCGTCGGCGACGAGGACGCCGGTCTCCTCCAGCTCTTCGCGGGGCTCAACCCCGAGCGCATCATGACCGCCGCGTTCGCGCTGGGCCTGGGGCGGCAGGCGGTGGCGCGGGCCGTCGAGTACGCCCGTACGCGCCAGGTGTGGAAGGGCGGCGCCATCGGCGTGCACCAGGCGATCGCGCATCCGCTGGCGCAGGCGCACATCGAGTTGGAGCTGGCCGGGCTGATGACGCAGAAGGCGGCGGCGCTGTACGACGCCGGTGATGACGCCGGTGCGGGCGAGGCGGCGAACATGGCGAAGTACGCGGCCGCCGAGGCGGCGGCGAAGGCCGTCGACCAGGCCGTGCACACCCTCGGCGGCAACGGGCTCAGCACCGAGTACGGTCTTGCGCAGATGCTCACCGCGTCCCGCGTGGCCAGGATCGCCCCGGTCAGCCGGGAGATGATCCTCAACTACGTGTCGCACCAGACGCTGGGCCTGCCCAAGTCGTACTGA
- a CDS encoding biotin carboxylase N-terminal domain-containing protein, giving the protein MIRTLLVANRGEIACRVFRTCAELGITPVAVHSDADAGALHVRAALDAGGSAVRLPGRAASDTYLRADLLVAAALAAGADAVHPGYGFLSESAEFARAVTAAGLTWVGPPPEAIEAMASKTRAKELMGLAPFDPSKAVESDLPLLVKAAAGGGGRGMRVVRELAALDAGLASASAEAAAAFGDGEVFVEPYVEGGRHVEVQVLADAHGAVWALGTRDCSLQRRHQKVVEEAPAPGLAPGAAAELAETAVRAARAIGYVGAGTVEFLLAPDGRAQFLEMNTRLQVEHPVTEAVHGVDLVAAQVRIAEGAHLPPSAPQPRGHAVEARLYAEDPASDFAPQTGRVHRLEVGGAAGGPGRSPEGNRGGAPVPGRGGIGEPPTLRLDTGYTAGDTVTPYYDALLAKVIVHAPTRAEAVRHLTAALRRARIHGPVTNRDLLVRSLEHEEFTGGRMTTSFYDAHLPALTRPADEAGEPDAHLRLAALAAALADAAARQQAGDAALPARFGGWRNVPSQPQAKGYRAEPGGAEVEVRYRLTRDGIRADGLPDVRVLAAAPGRVVLEVAGVARAFDVAVYDAPAGGRPAPATYVDTPHGSYALSPLSRFPDPRADTPPGSLLAPMPGTVVRLADGIAPGQTVRQGQPLLWLEAMKMEHKVAAPASGVLTALHAVPGGQVEVGALLAVVEAAEDAAAHAALSRDQEGRQP; this is encoded by the coding sequence ATGATCCGTACCCTCCTCGTCGCCAACCGCGGCGAGATCGCCTGCCGCGTCTTCCGCACCTGCGCGGAGCTGGGCATCACGCCCGTCGCCGTGCACTCCGACGCGGACGCGGGCGCGCTGCACGTACGCGCCGCGCTGGACGCCGGCGGGTCGGCGGTCCGGCTGCCGGGGCGGGCGGCTTCGGACACGTACCTGCGGGCGGATCTGCTTGTCGCGGCGGCGCTCGCGGCCGGCGCGGACGCGGTGCACCCGGGCTACGGGTTCCTCTCCGAGAGCGCGGAGTTCGCGCGGGCGGTGACCGCTGCCGGGCTGACGTGGGTCGGGCCGCCGCCGGAGGCGATCGAGGCGATGGCGTCCAAGACACGCGCGAAGGAACTGATGGGCCTCGCGCCCTTCGACCCGTCGAAGGCGGTGGAGTCCGACCTGCCGCTGCTGGTCAAGGCGGCGGCGGGCGGCGGCGGCCGCGGCATGCGGGTCGTCCGCGAACTGGCCGCGCTCGACGCCGGACTGGCGTCGGCTTCGGCGGAGGCCGCGGCGGCGTTCGGGGACGGCGAGGTGTTCGTCGAGCCGTACGTCGAGGGCGGGCGGCACGTGGAGGTGCAGGTGCTCGCGGACGCGCACGGGGCCGTGTGGGCGCTGGGCACGCGCGACTGCTCGCTGCAGCGGCGGCACCAGAAGGTGGTGGAGGAGGCCCCGGCACCGGGCCTCGCGCCGGGTGCGGCGGCGGAGCTGGCGGAGACGGCGGTACGGGCGGCGCGGGCGATCGGGTACGTGGGCGCCGGCACGGTGGAGTTCCTGCTGGCGCCGGACGGGCGGGCGCAGTTCCTGGAGATGAACACGCGGCTGCAGGTGGAGCACCCGGTGACGGAGGCGGTGCACGGGGTCGACCTGGTGGCCGCGCAGGTGAGGATCGCGGAGGGTGCGCACTTGCCGCCGTCGGCTCCGCAGCCGAGGGGCCACGCGGTGGAGGCCCGTCTGTACGCGGAGGATCCGGCGTCGGACTTCGCCCCGCAGACGGGCCGGGTCCACCGCCTGGAGGTCGGGGGCGCCGCGGGGGGCCCGGGGCGCAGCCCCGAGGGGAACCGGGGCGGGGCCCCGGTTCCGGGAAGGGGCGGGATCGGGGAACCCCCCACCCTCCGACTCGACACCGGCTACACCGCCGGCGACACCGTCACCCCGTACTACGACGCCCTGCTCGCCAAGGTGATCGTCCACGCCCCCACCCGCGCCGAGGCGGTCCGCCACCTGACGGCCGCGCTGCGGCGGGCACGGATCCACGGCCCGGTGACGAACCGGGACCTGCTGGTCCGGTCGCTGGAACACGAGGAGTTCACCGGCGGGCGGATGACCACCTCGTTCTACGACGCCCACCTGCCGGCGCTGACCCGCCCCGCGGACGAGGCCGGCGAGCCCGACGCCCACCTCCGGCTCGCCGCGCTCGCCGCCGCGCTCGCCGATGCCGCCGCGCGGCAGCAGGCAGGGGACGCCGCGTTGCCCGCGCGCTTCGGGGGGTGGCGCAACGTGCCGTCGCAGCCGCAGGCGAAGGGGTACCGGGCCGAGCCCGGCGGCGCCGAGGTCGAGGTTCGCTACCGCCTCACCCGCGACGGCATACGGGCCGACGGCCTGCCCGACGTGCGCGTGCTCGCCGCCGCCCCCGGGCGCGTGGTGCTCGAAGTCGCGGGTGTCGCCCGTGCCTTCGACGTCGCCGTCTACGACGCCCCGGCGGGAGGCCGGCCCGCGCCGGCCACCTACGTCGACACCCCCCATGGCTCGTACGCCCTCAGCCCCCTTTCCCGCTTTCCCGACCCCCGCGCCGACACCCCGCCCGGCTCCCTCCTCGCCCCCATGCCCGGCACGGTCGTCCGCCTCGCCGACGGGATCGCTCCCGGGCAGACCGTCCGGCAGGGACAGCCGCTCCTCTGGCTGGAGGCGATGAAGATGGAGCACAAGGTCGCCGCCCCCGCGTCCGGCGTGCTCACCGCCCTGCACGCCGTCCCCGGCGGCCAGGTCGAGGTCGGCGCCCTCCTGGCCGTAGTAGAAGCGGCGGAAGACGCCGCAGCACATGCCGCCCTATCCCGCGATCAGGAAGGCCGACAGCCATGA